The following proteins are co-located in the Microplitis demolitor isolate Queensland-Clemson2020A chromosome 5, iyMicDemo2.1a, whole genome shotgun sequence genome:
- the LOC103573971 gene encoding zinc finger protein Gfi-1b, giving the protein MNFPPFGSHFPATIPSIHQFTADGTSGSSARYANHFPNQPPIGVPVVGKYRPEINGGQTGQSQGMISNKSTYSNSNVHSHYSNVPYSQAQSVQQRPTNSPGMQEKRSYHQDVCNLLQEKDKKEKKTEEQQRNTGDSGSTTNDSGQQDYSSIHQHHQQHAHTQTPASMPATWQSLATPGSTVADYLSHLPASTLPLSLHHFLKYSAESIKKESEMQAHTTSVAVATTTTPNIMMSPTTKKKKKKKVPKEKKPRPKPGEIRLTTALDGSTLYCCPECHMAYPERELLEQHLLGHTLERRFVCDICGAGLKRKDHLTRHKQSHNPERPYVCTVCLKAFKRKEQLTLHFVIHSGEKRHVCTECGKGFYRKDHLRKHTRSHIARRVKAELSQNASGGQQQSQQQNNVTNMQATAVSASSVLPGGHPGPLLS; this is encoded by the exons ATGAATTTCCCACCGTTTGGAAGTCACTTTCCTGCTACAATCCCTAGTATTCATCAGTTTACTGCTGATGGTACTAGTGGTAGTAGTGCAAGATATGCTAATCACTTTCCTAATCAGCCTCCGATCGGAGTGCCGGTTGTGGGAAAATATCGTCCAGAAATAAATGGAGGGCAAACTGGACAAAGTCAAGGAATGATAAGCAACAAAAGTACCTACTCGAATAGTAATGTACACTCACATTATTCAAATGTGCCATACTCACAAGCACAGTCTGTACAACAACGTCCGACAAATTCACCGGGTATGCAAGAAAAACGTTCTTATCATCag gATGTGTGTAATTTGCtgcaagaaaaagataaaaaagaaaaaaaaaccgaggAACAACAAAGAAATACAGGTGATTCGGGTAGTACAACAAATGACAGTGGACAACAAGATTATTCATCAATTCATCAGCATCATCAACAACACGCGCACACCCAAACACCAGCCTCAATGCCAGCAACATGGCAATCTCTTGCAACTCCTGGCTCTACAGTAGCTGATTACCTCAGTCATTTACCGGCAAGCACATTGCCATTAAGTttacatcattttttaaaatattctgctgagagtattaaaaaagaatctGAAATGCAAGCTCATACTACTTCAGTGGCTGTTGCTACAACAACAACACCAAATATTATGATGTCACCTActacgaaaaaaaagaaaaagaagaaagtaCCAAAGGAAAAAAAGCCAAGACCAAAACCTGGTGAAATTCGTTTGACAACAGCACTTGATGGATCAACACTTTATTGTTGTCCAGAGTGTCATATGGCTTATCCTGAACGTGAACTTCTTGAGCAACATCTTCTAGGTCATACACTTGAGCGTCGATTTGTTTGCGATATTTGTGGTGCTGGTCTTAAACGTAAAGATCATCTTACGCGTCATAAACAAAGTCATAATCCCGAAAGACCTTATGTTTGTACTGTTTGTCTGAAAGCATTTAAACGAAAGGAACAATTGACATTACATTTTGTCATACACTCTGGTGAAAAAAGGCACGTTTGTACAGAATGTGGTAAAGGATTTTATCGAAAGGATCATCTTAGAAAACATACACGCAGTCATATTGCTAGAAGAGTTAAAGCAGAGCTCAGTCAAAATGCCa GTGGTGGTCAGCAACAAAGCCAACAACAAAATAATGTTACGAATATGCAAGCAACAGCAGTATCTGCTTCATCTGTTTTGCCGGGTGGGCATCCTGGGCCTCTCCTGTCCTGA